The Nostoc sp. 'Lobaria pulmonaria (5183) cyanobiont' genome window below encodes:
- a CDS encoding sulfite oxidase, with amino-acid sequence MSDENLFDQEDYLQARVEQCIWQKSTDAGISRQRFLKILATMVGATAIGGLAKPALAHSQTAVKTKGSKILKPLPPGYISHSKGTLEMNWEAMYGRGYLVPNDWFYVHNRSAPPTFDPFTWRLQIHGTGVSAPCEFTYDEIIAMPSISVTCAIECAANGRRFFEEAYNTPLPGTRWRLGAIGVAEWTGVPLSMLLERAGLKSTAKDVLVEGADVDSLDSKQTNKSKFSSVVPISKALADNSLVVYAMNGEPLPPDHGQPCRVLFPGWGGNANVKWIERIEVSETPIYTQWVTEQMVLVGADYPAIAPYKGKLITYQNVKSAFELAWPATLSARSHLLRGRSWSGKGKIVRVEVSLDGGKTWQFARLREPNFPFAWVRWDIEWNPIPGEYFLQARATDNLGNTQASTVPWNDSGLLYGGVVSHPVTVQG; translated from the coding sequence TTGAGCGATGAAAACCTCTTTGACCAAGAGGATTATTTACAGGCACGGGTTGAACAGTGCATCTGGCAAAAAAGTACAGATGCAGGTATTTCGCGCCAGCGCTTTCTGAAAATACTAGCTACTATGGTTGGCGCAACAGCCATCGGAGGGTTAGCGAAACCTGCACTCGCCCACAGTCAGACAGCTGTTAAAACTAAAGGCAGTAAAATACTTAAGCCATTGCCACCAGGGTATATCTCTCATAGCAAAGGCACATTAGAGATGAACTGGGAAGCGATGTATGGGCGTGGCTATTTAGTACCAAATGATTGGTTCTATGTTCACAACCGCAGCGCACCTCCGACCTTTGACCCATTTACATGGCGTTTGCAAATTCATGGAACTGGCGTTTCTGCCCCCTGTGAGTTTACCTACGATGAAATCATCGCCATGCCATCCATCTCAGTCACTTGTGCCATTGAGTGTGCTGCTAACGGTCGGCGCTTCTTTGAAGAAGCTTACAACACCCCACTCCCTGGAACACGTTGGAGGCTTGGGGCTATTGGTGTGGCTGAGTGGACTGGTGTACCACTTAGTATGTTGTTAGAGCGAGCTGGACTGAAATCCACAGCAAAAGATGTACTCGTTGAGGGTGCAGATGTGGATTCGCTAGACTCAAAACAGACAAATAAATCCAAGTTTAGCAGTGTAGTTCCAATTAGCAAGGCATTAGCAGATAACTCGCTCGTTGTCTATGCAATGAATGGAGAACCATTACCTCCAGATCATGGTCAGCCGTGCCGTGTGTTATTCCCTGGTTGGGGAGGAAACGCCAACGTTAAATGGATTGAGCGGATTGAAGTTTCCGAAACGCCGATATATACCCAGTGGGTAACGGAGCAGATGGTGCTGGTTGGTGCAGACTACCCAGCGATCGCACCGTATAAAGGTAAGCTGATTACCTATCAAAATGTCAAAAGTGCCTTTGAGTTGGCTTGGCCAGCTACGCTTTCTGCTAGAAGCCACTTACTACGTGGACGTTCTTGGTCTGGGAAAGGAAAGATTGTCCGTGTGGAAGTCAGCCTGGATGGCGGCAAAACTTGGCAATTTGCACGACTTAGAGAACCAAATTTTCCATTTGCATGGGTACGGTGGGACATTGAATGGAACCCAATTCCTGGGGAATATTTTCTCCAAGCTCGTGCTACTGACAATTTAGGTAATACACAAGCGAGTACAGTTCCGTGGAATGATTCTGGATTGCTCTACGGGGGCGTTGTTAGCCATCCAGTGACAGTACAGGGTTAA
- a CDS encoding sulfite exporter TauE/SafE family protein, with the protein MIDFSWLILVSGGLISGVIAGLLGIGGGIITIPLLVTLGYTPVQAIATSSLAIVITSISGSLQNWWMGYFDFKRVIYLGIPAFLTTGIGVYFANKIPSYIILFTFGIILLANIYLIELRKQLAFQEIEDTAPVFNPLVSKIGTGGAAGILAGLFGLGGGTIMVPLQMLLLKEEIKVAIQTSLGVIVITALAACTGHALEGNILFVQGIVLGCGGLLGVQISTRTLPKLPDSTVNLVLRIFLGILSIYIFWEAWTNYQFIVSNPINQELSACYQQDSQLL; encoded by the coding sequence ATGATTGATTTTAGTTGGTTAATTTTAGTAAGTGGGGGTCTAATATCTGGAGTCATAGCTGGACTTTTAGGAATAGGTGGCGGTATTATCACAATTCCTCTTTTAGTCACACTAGGTTATACTCCCGTTCAGGCGATCGCTACTAGTAGCCTTGCTATTGTAATTACTTCAATTTCTGGAAGTTTGCAGAATTGGTGGATGGGCTACTTTGACTTTAAACGAGTAATTTATTTAGGAATTCCAGCTTTTCTAACTACTGGAATAGGTGTATATTTCGCCAATAAAATTCCATCTTATATAATACTCTTTACATTTGGCATCATACTACTTGCTAATATCTATCTAATTGAGCTTCGCAAGCAGCTGGCCTTCCAGGAAATAGAGGATACAGCCCCAGTATTTAACCCATTAGTTTCTAAAATTGGCACTGGGGGAGCAGCAGGAATTTTAGCAGGTTTATTCGGTTTAGGTGGGGGTACGATTATGGTGCCACTACAAATGTTGCTACTAAAAGAAGAAATTAAAGTAGCAATTCAAACTAGTTTGGGTGTGATTGTCATCACTGCTTTAGCTGCCTGCACAGGACACGCATTAGAGGGAAATATTCTATTTGTTCAAGGTATAGTTTTAGGATGTGGTGGTCTTTTAGGCGTCCAGATAAGTACTCGCACATTGCCCAAACTACCAGATTCTACTGTGAATTTAGTGCTTCGCATCTTCTTAGGAATACTATCAATTTATATTTTTTGGGAAGCTTGGACAAATTATCAATTCATAGTTTCAAATCCAATAAATCAGGAATTGTCAGCTTGTTACCAACAAGATTCCCAACTTCTCTAA
- a CDS encoding Ig-like domain-containing protein translates to MTKSKAFIQPLDRIAIALMLLLSVLIGLIILQGDVVTARVREFTWQNQQIGAEDNSFTLTFSRPMEVKSVEDNLKIEPPLAGKFSWAGRRMVYTLVTPAPYGTNYKVQLQGAKDKFAEQEGKNRLIQPFTGSFRTRDRVILYIGTEQEEQGRLVLYNLTQEQKRILTPKDLIVIDFESFPDGEKILFSARAANNQDLLSAQLYTVTTGVSAKSGQKAEPEGKVDLTLDSKDYQNLKFDLSPDGQTIVIQRGNKTNPGDFGLWFMPATSDGSAEKPTPKRLKSQPGGDFMVTPDSKAVAVAQGQGAAILPLQGDASKPLDFLPQFGLVQAFSKDGSQAAMVKFNTDYTRDLFLVTNQGVQKQLLKTTGSILSCQFDIASPTLYCLLTQLVSKEQYIEQPYVVAIDLKTGQQKPLLVLPPAQRNVQMSLSADGLGLLFDQVVPQTNPPASLPANTLKTDDGDTIATSSLWLMPLLPIADAATVEIRPEQLPLAGFHPRWLP, encoded by the coding sequence ATGACTAAATCTAAAGCATTTATCCAACCACTGGATCGCATAGCGATCGCACTAATGCTACTGCTGAGTGTGCTGATTGGGTTAATTATCTTGCAAGGTGATGTGGTAACTGCTCGTGTGCGGGAATTTACTTGGCAAAATCAACAAATTGGAGCAGAAGATAATTCCTTCACCCTCACCTTCAGCCGCCCAATGGAAGTAAAAAGCGTCGAGGATAACTTGAAAATCGAGCCACCCCTAGCAGGTAAATTCAGTTGGGCAGGGCGGCGGATGGTTTATACACTGGTGACACCAGCACCCTATGGCACAAATTATAAAGTGCAGTTACAGGGAGCTAAAGATAAGTTTGCAGAGCAAGAAGGGAAAAATCGGTTGATACAGCCCTTTACAGGTAGTTTTCGGACACGCGATCGCGTTATCCTTTACATCGGAACCGAGCAAGAAGAACAGGGACGGTTAGTTCTTTACAACTTGACTCAAGAGCAAAAAAGGATACTGACTCCCAAAGACCTGATAGTAATCGACTTTGAATCATTTCCTGATGGGGAGAAAATTTTATTTTCTGCTCGCGCCGCAAACAATCAAGACTTACTTTCAGCCCAACTGTATACAGTGACAACAGGCGTTTCTGCTAAATCTGGACAAAAAGCAGAACCAGAAGGCAAAGTTGACCTGACTTTAGATAGTAAAGATTATCAAAACCTGAAATTTGACTTATCACCTGATGGGCAAACTATTGTCATCCAGCGGGGAAATAAAACTAATCCTGGTGACTTTGGACTTTGGTTTATGCCAGCAACCAGTGATGGTTCAGCAGAAAAACCCACCCCGAAACGCCTAAAAAGCCAACCGGGGGGAGACTTTATGGTGACACCAGATAGTAAAGCCGTAGCAGTTGCCCAAGGACAGGGAGCAGCGATTTTACCACTGCAAGGTGATGCCAGTAAACCCCTAGATTTTCTGCCGCAGTTTGGTTTGGTACAGGCTTTCTCCAAGGATGGCTCTCAAGCAGCGATGGTAAAGTTTAATACAGATTATACGCGGGATTTATTTTTGGTGACAAACCAAGGTGTTCAGAAACAGCTATTAAAAACAACAGGTTCAATTCTCAGTTGCCAATTTGATATCGCCTCACCCACCCTCTACTGTTTGCTGACACAGCTAGTATCAAAGGAACAATATATAGAACAGCCTTATGTGGTGGCAATTGATCTGAAAACCGGGCAACAGAAACCACTGTTAGTACTGCCTCCCGCTCAACGGAATGTGCAAATGAGTTTATCTGCTGACGGTTTGGGCTTGTTATTTGACCAAGTAGTACCGCAGACAAATCCCCCAGCATCATTACCCGCAAATACTTTGAAAACTGATGACGGAGATACGATCGCTACCAGTAGCCTCTGGTTAATGCCTCTGTTGCCCATTGCTGATGCTGCGACTGTTGAAATTAGACCAGAACAACTCCCCTTAGCCGGATTTCATCCCCGGTGGTTGCCTTGA
- a CDS encoding TIGR03943 family putative permease subunit, whose amino-acid sequence MTNKNPKSRIPNLLLPWLDAVAITAWGTLMLRYWLTNKLNLLIHPNYIWFVVVTGIGLIIIGFFKMQELWQRRRRDVTPNAPHISLFPPGWGSALLLTTAILGFIITPQVFASDKALQRGVTTDLLGSTRVKPQAFRATVRPEERSLVDWVRTVNVYPEPDTYTGQKVKVQGFVIHPPDIGKEYLFLARFVLTCCAADAYPVGLPVKLQNNQEPYSADTWLEVEGQMVTENLAGKRQLTIAANSLKKIPQPQNPYSY is encoded by the coding sequence ATGACTAACAAAAATCCCAAATCTAGAATCCCAAATCTATTACTCCCTTGGCTCGATGCTGTAGCAATTACAGCTTGGGGCACTTTGATGTTGAGATATTGGCTAACTAACAAGCTGAACCTGTTGATTCATCCAAATTACATTTGGTTCGTGGTCGTGACAGGTATCGGCTTGATTATTATTGGTTTCTTCAAGATGCAGGAACTTTGGCAACGTCGTCGCCGTGATGTTACACCAAACGCCCCGCATATTAGTTTATTTCCCCCTGGTTGGGGCAGTGCTTTGTTATTGACTACAGCGATTTTAGGTTTTATTATTACACCGCAAGTTTTTGCTAGTGACAAAGCACTCCAAAGAGGGGTGACGACTGATTTATTAGGAAGCACACGTGTTAAACCTCAAGCCTTTCGCGCTACTGTTCGTCCAGAGGAGCGATCGCTTGTAGACTGGGTACGCACCGTCAATGTCTATCCAGAGCCAGATACATATACAGGGCAAAAAGTCAAGGTACAGGGATTTGTCATCCACCCGCCGGATATAGGAAAAGAATATTTGTTTTTAGCACGATTTGTCTTAACTTGTTGTGCAGCAGATGCTTACCCTGTGGGATTGCCCGTCAAACTACAAAATAATCAAGAGCCTTACTCCGCTGATACCTGGCTGGAAGTAGAAGGACAAATGGTGACAGAAAATTTGGCAGGTAAACGCCAACTTACCATTGCCGCTAACTCTCTCAAAAAGATTCCTCAACCCCAAAATCCTTATAGTTATTAG
- a CDS encoding permease yields MNQLNNGFTLFLSLLVEAMPFLLLGVLFSSLLLFFVDERKLVERMPKNPLLGALVGSMIGFLFPVCECGNVPVARRFLIQGVPTPVAIGFLLAAPTINPIVIWSTWTAFRDQPEIVVLRVVFSLAIATIIGYVFSFQKDLNPIIQPAIARYMKFNPPAQPETKRRGKRYQEQQEETVPNLLQSGTYILGGKAGIPLRIDANLVPPTSMSTSNKPLAAKLRLVVDNSIQEFRELGGVMVIGSAIAATIQVLAPRELILSLGAGPITSIVVMLILAVVVSICSTVDSFFALSFASTFSSGSLLAFLVFGPMIDIKGIGLMLSIFKPKTVFYLFALAAQLTFVFTLFLNLHVF; encoded by the coding sequence ATGAATCAATTGAACAATGGTTTTACGCTATTTTTAAGTCTGCTAGTCGAGGCGATGCCTTTTTTGCTTCTTGGGGTTTTATTCTCCAGTTTGCTGCTATTTTTTGTTGATGAGCGCAAACTAGTAGAAAGAATGCCCAAAAATCCGCTGCTGGGTGCTTTAGTTGGCAGCATGATCGGCTTTTTATTTCCAGTGTGTGAGTGCGGGAATGTACCGGTAGCACGGCGGTTCCTAATTCAGGGAGTACCCACACCAGTGGCAATTGGTTTTTTGCTAGCAGCACCAACAATTAACCCAATTGTAATTTGGTCAACTTGGACAGCATTTCGAGATCAGCCAGAAATAGTGGTCTTACGAGTCGTATTTTCCCTAGCAATTGCCACAATTATTGGGTATGTTTTCAGTTTTCAAAAAGACTTAAATCCCATAATCCAACCTGCGATCGCTCGTTATATGAAGTTTAATCCACCCGCGCAGCCTGAAACCAAACGCCGTGGTAAGCGTTACCAAGAACAACAGGAAGAAACAGTACCGAATCTGTTGCAATCCGGGACTTATATCTTAGGAGGAAAAGCAGGTATACCTCTACGGATAGATGCTAATTTAGTACCGCCTACCTCAATGTCTACTTCTAATAAACCGCTGGCAGCGAAACTGCGCCTAGTTGTGGATAATAGCATTCAAGAATTCCGAGAACTCGGCGGAGTCATGGTTATTGGAAGTGCGATCGCTGCTACCATTCAAGTCCTAGCTCCCCGTGAATTAATTCTCAGTTTGGGTGCTGGGCCCATTACCTCAATTGTGGTCATGCTGATATTAGCGGTAGTCGTGTCAATTTGTTCTACAGTTGATTCTTTCTTTGCCCTATCTTTTGCCTCAACCTTTAGCAGTGGTTCATTGTTGGCATTTCTAGTGTTTGGGCCAATGATTGACATCAAAGGCATTGGTTTGATGTTATCCATTTTTAAACCCAAAACGGTTTTTTACTTATTTGCTTTAGCAGCACAATTAACATTTGTGTTCACCCTTTTCCTGAACTTGCACGTCTTTTAA
- a CDS encoding WD40 repeat domain-containing protein: MAAVALPVITWEGFYIHQAHAAIEVTPNFPANTNFANAQLLYTLIGHNGTIKSLAFTPDSRILVSGGAENEGVIRLWNLANGKKLATINKAHKAAVESLVISPDGQTLASCSDDNTINLWSLKNLKFSRSFVGHTSNVLSLAVSPDSKVLVSGALDGIRLWDLLQQRPLGTIVRFDNLIYTLAISPDGQTLASGDNKGVIKLWNLSTGKLISQLAAHSDVVSAVVFTPDGQTLVSASHDRTIKLWNINTGELVRTLTGHNNWVNAIALNPDGQTLASAGRDGIKLWNLSTGELINTLSGHTDWVSAIAFSPNGKILASGGFDRQIKIWGIPTKRN; the protein is encoded by the coding sequence ATGGCAGCTGTGGCCCTTCCAGTGATTACCTGGGAAGGGTTTTATATTCATCAAGCTCATGCTGCCATTGAAGTAACGCCAAACTTCCCAGCTAATACCAACTTTGCTAATGCTCAACTGCTCTACACACTCATAGGACATAACGGAACCATTAAATCCCTCGCTTTCACTCCAGATAGCAGAATTCTTGTGAGTGGAGGTGCAGAAAACGAGGGTGTCATTCGCCTGTGGAATTTAGCAAACGGCAAAAAGTTGGCGACTATTAACAAAGCACACAAAGCAGCCGTAGAATCTTTAGTGATTTCGCCAGATGGACAAACCCTCGCTAGCTGTAGTGATGACAATACGATTAACCTCTGGAGTCTGAAAAATTTAAAATTTAGCCGCTCTTTTGTCGGACATACCAGTAATGTATTATCTTTAGCGGTGTCTCCTGATAGTAAAGTTCTTGTCAGTGGAGCTTTAGATGGGATTCGTCTCTGGGATTTGCTACAGCAGCGTCCTCTAGGGACTATAGTACGCTTTGATAATTTGATTTATACCCTAGCTATTAGTCCTGATGGACAGACCTTGGCTAGTGGTGATAATAAGGGTGTAATCAAGCTGTGGAACTTGAGTACTGGTAAATTAATCAGTCAATTGGCAGCTCATTCCGATGTTGTTAGCGCTGTGGTCTTTACACCAGATGGACAAACATTAGTCAGTGCTAGCCACGATCGCACCATAAAACTGTGGAATATTAATACTGGAGAATTAGTCCGCACCCTTACAGGACATAATAACTGGGTAAATGCGATCGCCCTTAATCCCGATGGACAAACCCTTGCTAGTGCCGGTAGAGATGGAATTAAATTGTGGAATTTATCTACAGGCGAGTTAATAAATACACTGAGTGGACATACAGACTGGGTAAGTGCGATCGCTTTTAGTCCAAATGGTAAAATTCTTGCCAGTGGTGGATTCGATCGACAAATCAAGATTTGGGGCATTCCCACAAAACGTAATTAA
- the ald gene encoding alanine dehydrogenase, giving the protein MEIGVPKENKDQEFRVGLSPSSVRVLRENGHSIFVETQAGNGAGFSDDDYRSAGAEIVPTSETAWNRELVVKVKEPLKSEYKFLQKGQILFTYLHLAADRKLTEHLIDCGTTAIAYETVEQPGANRLPLLTPMSVIAGRLAVQFGARFLERQQGGRGVLLGGVPGVKPGKVVILGGGVVGTEAAKIAVGIGASVQILDVSVERLSYLETLFGSRVELLYSNSAHIEAAVIEADLLIGAVLVLGRRAPILVSRELVKQMRPGSVIVDVAVDQGGCIETLHPTSHTNPVYIEEGVVHYGVPNMPGAVPWTSTQALNNSTLPYVVQLANLGILALEVNPALAKGVNVQNHRLVHPAVQEVFPDLVN; this is encoded by the coding sequence ATGGAAATCGGCGTTCCCAAGGAAAATAAGGATCAAGAGTTTCGGGTAGGGTTAAGTCCTTCTAGCGTGCGGGTGCTGCGAGAAAATGGTCATAGCATCTTCGTCGAGACGCAAGCAGGTAATGGTGCTGGATTCTCCGATGATGACTACAGAAGTGCTGGAGCCGAAATTGTCCCTACATCAGAAACGGCTTGGAATCGGGAATTGGTTGTTAAAGTCAAAGAACCTCTGAAATCTGAGTATAAATTTTTGCAAAAAGGGCAGATATTATTTACTTATTTACATTTAGCAGCCGATCGCAAATTGACAGAGCATTTAATTGATTGTGGCACAACTGCCATCGCTTACGAAACTGTAGAACAACCTGGGGCAAACAGACTACCCTTGCTCACCCCCATGAGCGTTATTGCCGGTCGGCTAGCAGTACAATTTGGGGCCAGATTCCTAGAACGTCAGCAAGGTGGCAGAGGAGTCCTTTTGGGCGGTGTCCCTGGAGTTAAACCAGGCAAAGTAGTAATTTTAGGTGGCGGCGTTGTCGGCACAGAAGCAGCTAAAATTGCTGTAGGCATAGGTGCTAGTGTCCAGATTTTAGATGTGAGTGTCGAGCGCTTATCTTACTTAGAAACACTCTTTGGCTCTAGAGTGGAATTGCTTTATAGCAACTCTGCTCATATCGAAGCCGCAGTCATTGAAGCCGATTTGCTCATCGGTGCAGTTTTAGTACTAGGACGTAGAGCGCCAATACTAGTATCTCGCGAATTGGTCAAACAAATGCGTCCTGGTTCGGTAATAGTTGATGTAGCTGTTGACCAAGGCGGTTGCATAGAAACCTTACACCCTACATCCCACACAAATCCGGTATACATTGAAGAGGGTGTGGTGCATTATGGCGTTCCTAATATGCCAGGAGCAGTACCTTGGACATCAACTCAGGCACTTAATAATAGTACATTACCTTATGTTGTCCAGTTGGCGAATTTGGGAATTTTGGCACTGGAAGTTAACCCAGCATTAGCTAAAGGTGTGAATGTGCAGAATCATCGCTTAGTGCATCCTGCTGTACAAGAAGTATTCCCTGATTTGGTAAATTAA
- a CDS encoding Uma2 family endonuclease, protein MKYWFYWRSYINSNQQGGKVYTEVPCRTYKQGRRPDVAYLTPELVTEFGDVPTLPQSFPLIAEIVSPTDLAEELFLKAQEYLQSGCEEVWLVFPESQLVFVITDNQVCGFKAGDVVSFSKVLLGFSVAVDELLG, encoded by the coding sequence ATTAAATATTGGTTTTACTGGAGAAGTTACATTAACTCCAATCAACAAGGTGGGAAAGTTTATACTGAAGTACCTTGTCGTACATATAAACAGGGTCGTCGTCCTGATGTAGCTTATCTAACGCCTGAGTTGGTAACTGAGTTTGGTGATGTTCCCACTTTGCCACAGAGTTTCCCGTTGATTGCTGAGATAGTTTCACCCACCGATTTAGCTGAAGAATTATTTCTCAAAGCGCAGGAGTATTTACAGTCCGGTTGTGAGGAAGTTTGGCTAGTATTTCCTGAAAGTCAATTAGTTTTTGTCATCACTGATAATCAGGTTTGCGGGTTTAAAGCTGGTGATGTGGTTAGCTTTTCAAAAGTATTACTGGGTTTTAGTGTAGCTGTAGACGAATTGTTGGGTTGA
- the dusB gene encoding tRNA dihydrouridine synthase DusB, with protein sequence MISLSPILQARLSQPLKIGSFEVKSRVLQSPLSGVTDMVFRRLVRRYAPDSMMYTEMVNATGLHYVKQLPKIMEVDPNERPISVQLFDCRPDFLAEAAIKAVAEGADTVDINMGCPVNKITKNGGGSSLLRQPEVAEAIVREVVKAVDVPVTVKTRIGWNDNEITILDFAKRMEDAGAKMITVHGRTRAQGYNGNARWEWITRVKEVLSIPVIGNGDIFSVEAAVKCLEQTGADGVMCSRGTLGYPFLVGEIDRFLKTGEILPTPTPIERLECARDHLQALWEYKGDRGVRQARKHMTWYAKGFVGAAELRGQLSLVEKVDQGLAMIDQAIEKLANGYELEEETQASLVML encoded by the coding sequence ATGATTTCGCTCTCTCCCATTCTCCAAGCTAGACTCTCCCAACCCTTAAAGATTGGCTCATTTGAGGTAAAAAGTCGGGTTCTTCAGTCGCCTCTATCTGGAGTCACAGATATGGTGTTTCGCCGTCTCGTGCGTCGCTATGCCCCAGATTCGATGATGTATACCGAAATGGTAAATGCTACAGGGTTGCATTATGTCAAGCAGTTACCCAAAATCATGGAGGTAGATCCAAATGAACGCCCAATTAGCGTTCAACTATTTGATTGTCGTCCAGATTTCCTGGCAGAAGCAGCAATAAAGGCAGTTGCCGAAGGTGCTGATACTGTTGATATTAATATGGGTTGTCCGGTTAATAAAATCACTAAAAATGGTGGTGGTTCTTCATTGTTGCGGCAACCAGAAGTAGCAGAAGCAATTGTGCGGGAAGTGGTAAAAGCTGTTGATGTACCTGTGACAGTAAAAACCCGTATTGGCTGGAATGACAACGAAATTACGATTCTCGACTTTGCCAAGCGGATGGAAGATGCCGGAGCGAAAATGATTACGGTACATGGACGCACCCGCGCCCAAGGGTACAATGGCAATGCGCGTTGGGAATGGATTACCCGTGTAAAAGAAGTGCTTTCTATCCCAGTGATTGGGAATGGAGATATTTTTTCTGTTGAAGCAGCCGTGAAATGTTTAGAGCAAACTGGCGCTGATGGCGTCATGTGTTCTCGTGGAACTTTGGGTTATCCGTTTTTGGTGGGAGAAATCGATCGCTTCCTAAAAACAGGGGAGATATTACCGACACCTACACCGATTGAGCGTTTGGAATGTGCAAGAGATCATTTACAAGCCTTGTGGGAATATAAAGGCGATCGCGGCGTGCGTCAAGCCCGTAAGCACATGACTTGGTATGCTAAAGGTTTCGTTGGTGCTGCCGAACTTCGAGGACAGCTAAGTTTAGTTGAAAAGGTAGATCAAGGTTTAGCCATGATTGACCAAGCAATTGAAAAACTGGCTAATGGTTATGAATTAGAGGAAGAAACACAAGCTAGTTTGGTAATGCTTTAA
- a CDS encoding acyl-CoA desaturase, producing MTANFGAFAKSVGVRVASRREAIAPERGNSPRLSWTNVVFFAAFHALALLAPWFFSWPALGLLVFLHWLFGSIGICLGYHRLLSHRSFQVPKWLEYAIALIGALALQGGPIFWVGGHRQHHAHTEDIDLDPYSAQRGFWWSHILWIFYPRPEFFDYETYKKYAPDLARQPFYCWLDRYFLLLQIPFGLLLYALGGWSFVIYGVFVRCVLLWHSTWFVNSASHLWGYRTFDANDGARNLWWVSLVTYGEGWHNNHHTYPHLAKSGLSWWEIDVTWWSILVLQTLGLAKKVVSRPPQGATHG from the coding sequence ATGACCGCAAATTTTGGGGCGTTCGCTAAAAGCGTTGGCGTTCGCGTAGCGTCTCGTAGAGAAGCCATCGCCCCTGAGAGAGGCAACTCACCTCGACTCAGTTGGACGAATGTAGTATTTTTTGCTGCATTTCATGCTTTAGCACTTCTGGCTCCTTGGTTTTTCTCCTGGCCAGCATTAGGTTTGCTAGTGTTTCTGCACTGGTTATTCGGGAGTATTGGTATTTGCCTGGGATATCACCGACTACTGAGCCATCGGAGTTTCCAAGTTCCCAAGTGGTTAGAGTATGCGATCGCCCTCATTGGAGCGTTGGCTTTGCAAGGTGGGCCAATTTTTTGGGTAGGTGGACACCGCCAGCATCACGCCCACACAGAAGATATTGACCTAGACCCCTATTCTGCTCAAAGAGGATTTTGGTGGAGCCATATATTGTGGATTTTTTACCCACGTCCAGAATTTTTTGACTATGAAACCTATAAAAAATATGCCCCCGATCTAGCAAGACAACCCTTTTATTGTTGGCTGGATCGCTACTTTTTGCTGTTGCAAATACCCTTCGGGCTGCTGCTATATGCCTTAGGAGGATGGTCTTTTGTGATTTACGGAGTATTTGTCAGGTGTGTCTTGCTTTGGCACTCAACCTGGTTTGTGAACTCCGCATCACACCTGTGGGGTTATCGCACCTTTGATGCCAATGATGGTGCTCGTAATCTTTGGTGGGTATCCCTCGTCACATACGGAGAAGGATGGCACAACAACCATCATACTTATCCCCATCTGGCGAAATCTGGGTTGTCTTGGTGGGAGATTGATGTTACTTGGTGGAGCATCCTAGTGTTGCAGACTTTGGGTTTAGCCAAAAAAGTTGTCTCGCGTCCTCCTCAAGGTGCAACTCACGGCTAA